A section of the Mycolicibacterium anyangense genome encodes:
- a CDS encoding proline--tRNA ligase → MITRMSELFLRTLRDDPADAEVPSHKLLIRAGYVRPIAPGLYSWLPLGLRVLRKIEKIVREEMVAIGGQEILFPALLPKAPYETTNRWTEYGDGVFRLKDRRDNDYMLGPTHEEFFTLTVKGEYSSYKDFPLTLFQIQTKYRDEARPRAGILRGREFIMKDSYSFDIDEGGLKTAYHSHREAYQNMFARMAIRYVIVSAVSGAMGGSASEEFLAESEIGEDTFVRCLQSGYAANVEAVTTAVPDAIPFEGLPEPTVHDTGDTPTIATLVDWANSAGLGREITAADTLKNVLLKVRQPGGDWELLAIGVPGDREVDDKRLGAALEPAEYAMLDDADFARNPFLKKGYIGPKALLANGVRYLVDPRVVDGSAWITGADETGKHVVGLVAGRDFVADGTIEAAEVRDGDPSPDGAGPLVSARGIEIGHIFQLGRKYTDAFTADVLGEDGKPVRLTMGSYGVGVSRLVAVIAEQHHDGLGLRWPSSVAPFDVHVVIANKDPEARTGAEELAAALDRLGLDVLLDDRTASPGVKFKDAELLGVPWIVVVGRGWADGVVELRNRFSGETRTVSIDDAATAVVAALAEPQP, encoded by the coding sequence GTGATCACCCGCATGTCCGAGCTGTTCTTGCGCACTCTGCGCGATGACCCGGCCGACGCCGAAGTGCCCAGCCACAAACTTCTGATCCGGGCGGGCTACGTCCGGCCGATCGCGCCGGGGTTGTACAGCTGGCTGCCGCTGGGCCTGCGGGTGCTGCGCAAGATCGAGAAGATCGTGCGCGAAGAGATGGTCGCCATCGGTGGCCAGGAGATCCTCTTCCCGGCGCTGCTGCCCAAGGCGCCGTACGAGACCACCAACCGCTGGACCGAATACGGCGACGGCGTGTTCCGGCTCAAGGACCGCCGGGACAACGACTACATGCTCGGCCCCACCCACGAGGAGTTCTTCACCCTGACGGTGAAGGGGGAGTACTCCTCCTACAAGGACTTCCCGCTGACGCTGTTCCAGATCCAGACCAAGTACCGCGACGAGGCGCGTCCGCGGGCCGGCATCCTTCGGGGGCGCGAGTTCATCATGAAGGACTCGTACTCGTTCGACATCGACGAGGGCGGGCTCAAGACGGCCTACCACTCGCACCGCGAGGCTTACCAGAACATGTTCGCGCGCATGGCAATTCGCTATGTCATCGTCTCGGCGGTATCCGGCGCCATGGGCGGCAGTGCCTCCGAGGAGTTCCTGGCCGAAAGCGAGATCGGCGAGGACACCTTCGTGCGGTGCCTGCAGTCGGGGTATGCGGCCAACGTCGAGGCCGTCACCACCGCGGTGCCCGACGCGATCCCGTTCGAGGGACTGCCCGAGCCGACGGTCCACGACACCGGTGACACACCGACCATCGCCACCCTGGTCGACTGGGCCAACTCGGCGGGTCTGGGGCGCGAGATCACCGCCGCCGACACGTTGAAGAACGTGCTGCTCAAGGTCCGCCAGCCCGGCGGTGACTGGGAGCTGCTGGCCATCGGCGTGCCCGGGGACCGCGAAGTCGACGACAAGCGCCTCGGCGCGGCGCTCGAGCCTGCCGAGTACGCGATGCTCGACGATGCCGACTTCGCCAGGAACCCGTTCCTGAAGAAGGGTTACATCGGCCCGAAAGCGTTGTTGGCCAACGGTGTTCGCTACCTGGTCGACCCGCGGGTGGTGGACGGTTCAGCCTGGATCACCGGCGCCGACGAGACCGGTAAGCATGTGGTCGGGCTGGTGGCCGGCCGTGACTTCGTCGCCGACGGCACCATCGAGGCCGCCGAGGTGCGCGACGGTGACCCGTCACCCGATGGCGCCGGGCCGCTGGTCTCGGCGCGCGGTATCGAGATCGGTCACATCTTCCAGCTGGGCCGCAAGTACACCGATGCGTTCACTGCCGACGTGCTCGGCGAGGACGGCAAGCCGGTCCGGCTCACGATGGGTTCCTACGGCGTCGGCGTATCGCGGTTGGTGGCGGTGATCGCCGAGCAGCACCATGACGGGTTGGGCCTGCGCTGGCCGTCCTCGGTGGCACCGTTCGACGTGCACGTGGTGATCGCCAACAAGGATCCCGAGGCCCGCACCGGGGCTGAGGAGCTGGCCGCCGCCCTGGACCGGCTGGGTCTGGACGTGCTGCTCGACGACCGCACCGCGTCACCCGGGGTCAAGTTCAAGGACGCCGAACTGCTCGGCGTGCCGTGGATCGTGGTGGTCGGCCGCGGCTGGGCCGACGGCGTGGTGGAACTGCGCAACCGGTTCAGCGGGGAGACCCGCACCGTCAGCATCGACGACGCGGCGACCGCCGTGGTCGCCGCGCTGGCCGAGCCGCAGCCCTGA
- a CDS encoding ferritin-like domain-containing protein, whose amino-acid sequence MTAPTPDPNRPPQADKAALFDAVAAEHAAIYGYGIVSAHSSPEENPLVSDALAQHRERREAAIALLTGRSTAVPLPAVGYRLPFAVIDPDSAATLAVQMEDDCAVAWRAVIEQATEQDDRRFGGTALTESAVLAARWKQVLGAWPVTAAFPGGSE is encoded by the coding sequence ATGACCGCGCCGACCCCGGACCCGAATCGGCCGCCGCAAGCCGACAAGGCGGCCCTGTTCGACGCGGTGGCCGCCGAGCACGCCGCCATCTACGGCTATGGCATCGTGTCCGCGCACAGCTCACCCGAGGAGAACCCGCTGGTATCCGATGCGCTGGCCCAGCACCGCGAACGCCGGGAGGCGGCGATCGCGCTGCTCACCGGCCGGTCGACGGCGGTGCCGCTGCCCGCGGTCGGCTACCGACTGCCCTTTGCCGTCATCGATCCCGACAGCGCGGCCACACTGGCCGTTCAGATGGAGGACGACTGCGCGGTGGCGTGGCGCGCGGTGATCGAGCAGGCCACGGAGCAGGACGATCGCCGGTTCGGCGGCACGGCGCTGACCGAGAGCGCCGTGCTGGCCGCACGGTGGAAACAGGTGCTCGGGGCGTGGCCGGTGACGGCCGCCTTCCCCGGCGGCAGCGAGTAG
- the rimP gene encoding ribosome maturation factor RimP: MTGRSTGLPSPQQVIELLDDEFARAGYEIEDVTINARTRPARIIVTADGDTPLDLDTVAELSRSAAALLDELDTGSEPYVLEVTSPGVDRPLTEEKHFRRARTRLVEVELDDESTVKGRLGAVADGDVELVVRTRGDWSVRRIPLTTIRKAVVQVEFSPPNPRELELAGAPGTEAGA, translated from the coding sequence GTGACTGGCCGGTCAACGGGATTGCCGTCCCCGCAGCAGGTGATCGAGCTACTCGATGACGAGTTCGCGCGCGCCGGCTATGAAATCGAAGATGTCACGATCAACGCGCGCACCCGTCCGGCGCGCATCATCGTGACCGCCGACGGCGACACCCCCCTGGACCTGGACACCGTCGCCGAGTTGTCCCGATCGGCTGCGGCCCTGCTCGATGAACTCGACACCGGCAGCGAGCCCTATGTTCTGGAGGTCACCTCGCCCGGGGTGGATCGACCGTTGACCGAAGAGAAGCACTTCCGCCGTGCCCGTACCCGGCTGGTGGAGGTCGAACTCGACGACGAGAGCACGGTCAAGGGCCGTCTCGGCGCGGTCGCCGATGGCGACGTCGAACTCGTCGTCCGGACCCGCGGGGACTGGTCTGTGCGCCGGATCCCGCTCACTACTATTCGCAAAGCCGTTGTGCAGGTGGAGTTTTCGCCACCGAATCCACGGGAACTGGAGCTGGCCGGAGCTCCCGGAACGGAGGCCGGAGCATGA
- the nusA gene encoding transcription termination factor NusA, which yields MNIDMAALHAIEIDRGITVDELLDTVKSALLTAYRHTEGHQPDARIEIDRKSGAVQVIARETDDDGNVITEWDDTPEGFGRVAATTARQVMLQRLRDAENERSFGEFAAHEGDIQAGVIQRDARANARGLVVVRLGSEAKGADGVIPAAEQVPGERYDHGERLRCYVVGVSRGAREPVITLSRTHPNLVRKLFSLEVPEIADGSVEIVAVAREAGHRSKIAVRSRVAGLNAKGACIGPMGQRVRNVMSELSGEKIDIIDFDEDPARFVANALSPAKVVSVSVIDATARAARVVVPDFQLSLAIGKEGQNARLAARLTGWRIDIRSDDAAADEAADRGGAPGAGQ from the coding sequence ATGAACATCGACATGGCTGCACTGCACGCGATCGAGATCGACCGCGGCATCACGGTCGACGAGCTGCTCGACACCGTCAAGTCGGCGCTGCTGACCGCCTACCGGCACACCGAGGGACATCAGCCCGACGCGCGCATCGAGATCGATCGCAAGAGCGGCGCGGTGCAGGTGATCGCCCGGGAGACTGACGACGACGGCAATGTCATCACCGAGTGGGACGACACCCCGGAGGGCTTCGGCCGGGTGGCGGCCACCACCGCGCGCCAGGTGATGCTGCAGCGCCTGCGCGACGCCGAGAACGAGCGCAGCTTCGGCGAGTTCGCCGCCCACGAGGGTGACATCCAGGCCGGGGTGATCCAGCGCGACGCCCGCGCCAACGCGCGCGGCCTGGTCGTCGTGCGCCTCGGCAGCGAGGCCAAGGGCGCCGACGGCGTGATCCCGGCCGCCGAGCAGGTCCCGGGCGAGCGCTATGACCACGGCGAGCGGCTGCGTTGCTACGTCGTCGGCGTCAGCCGCGGCGCCCGCGAGCCGGTGATCACCCTCTCGCGGACCCACCCCAACCTGGTGCGCAAGCTGTTCTCCCTGGAGGTCCCCGAGATCGCCGACGGCTCGGTGGAGATCGTCGCGGTGGCCCGCGAGGCCGGGCACCGCTCGAAGATCGCCGTGCGCTCCCGGGTCGCCGGGCTCAACGCCAAGGGCGCCTGCATCGGGCCGATGGGGCAGCGGGTGCGCAACGTGATGAGCGAGCTGTCCGGCGAGAAGATCGACATCATCGACTTCGACGAGGACCCGGCCCGGTTCGTCGCCAACGCGCTGTCGCCGGCCAAGGTGGTCTCGGTCAGCGTCATCGACGCCACCGCGCGGGCGGCGCGGGTGGTCGTGCCCGATTTCCAGCTGTCGCTGGCCATCGGCAAGGAGGGGCAGAACGCCCGGTTGGCCGCCCGGCTGACCGGCTGGCGGATCGATATCCGCAGCGACGATGCCGCCGCGGACGAGGCTGCCGATCGCGGCGGCGCGCCCGGAGCCGGACAGTAG
- a CDS encoding DUF448 domain-containing protein, protein MVAVSYGNGQSAVTVDAAGNLPGRGAWLHPDDRCLEAAIRRRAFARALRITGSPDPTAVVEYLSAATAHEEQVAKNMSTP, encoded by the coding sequence ATGGTGGCGGTGTCGTACGGGAACGGACAATCGGCCGTGACCGTTGACGCAGCAGGTAACCTCCCGGGGCGGGGTGCGTGGTTGCACCCCGATGATCGGTGCCTCGAGGCAGCGATTCGACGGCGAGCTTTTGCGCGAGCGTTGCGCATCACCGGTTCACCGGACCCCACCGCGGTGGTCGAGTACCTCTCGGCCGCCACGGCCCATGAAGAACAGGTAGCGAAGAACATGAGCACACCGTGA